AACCCGTCTTTACCAAAAGGGTCAGACAAACCCGTTAGGATTCAGAACGCTGGGCTACGCCATTTTAGGCGAATCACTCACCCTATTGCACGGGTCCCCCAAAAGCACGGGCTGAGCCTCCTTAACGGCCAGAGAACAAGCTACCAAGCTACCAAGCTACAAGTGAACTACTAACTTATGAGCGAATTAATTGTCGTGGTGTTTGACCAAAAGCTGGCAGCCGACCATGCGCTGCTGGATCTGCTGGGGCGCGAGCAGTCCCATCTGGCAGATTTTGAAGATGCGGTGGTCGTAACCAAAAATGCACAGGGAAAAATCCGGGTCAAAGCCTACCACGACCTGCTGGAGCCTGTGGGCGAACTGAGCAACGACCTGTGGGGCGGCATCCTGAGCGCAGTGGTGTTTCATCGCTCGCTGACGATCGCCCAGGAAATCTTTAACCCCGATTTCCTCATCCAGGTTGAAGAGGCACTCCAACCCAATTCGTCTGCGCTGCTGGTACTGGTTCACGCCGAAGCCGCAGAGCGTGTCGTCGAAGAACTGTTTGCGTTCAGCCCCATCGTTATCAGAACGCCGCTGCCGGATGCCAAACGCGAAGCCCTCAAGCAGGCAGTGTCCTAAGGGTTTTATCTCTAGAAACCCCGTAGACGCTTGACGAGCCATCCAACATCGCCAATCCAAAATCCAAAATCCCAAAATCGATAGGACTGACGCACTTTCGATTAAGTTTTCTGGGTTTTGGATGATTTCTCGCGGGCGCAGCCCGCGAGAAATCATCCAACTGCGTAAGTCCTAATCGATTTACTTGGGGAAGTTAGGCAGGTCAATGGCGGCCAGGGACGACAGTTTCTTGGATGGGCGCGTGGGGTAAACCACGGGCGCGAGGTTCGCTGCGGCTTCGGAACCTGTCGCTTCAGGATTGCTGCGATCCGGGCGAGCCGGAGCCGCAGACTCTGCTGCCGTAGCAGCCCAGCGATGGGCTTCAAAGGGCATGGTCAGCAATTTGGGCTGCACGGGCACCGGTCGGGGCGGCATGGGGGGAATCGGTGCCGAAGCAGCAGATCGAGATACCGAATTGTCCGACGGGGGCTGGAGTTGGGATTCCTCAGCGCCATGCAGCGCGGGGGGTGGCGTGTTTGGGGAGGGGTCGCCTGCTGGCTGCGTGGGGTGAATTTCGCCATCGGGGGCGATCGCCTCGGTCGAAAGCGCCGCCAACTGGTCGATCAGCCCTGCTT
The Thermoleptolyngbya sichuanensis A183 DNA segment above includes these coding regions:
- a CDS encoding DUF1269 domain-containing protein, yielding MSELIVVVFDQKLAADHALLDLLGREQSHLADFEDAVVVTKNAQGKIRVKAYHDLLEPVGELSNDLWGGILSAVVFHRSLTIAQEIFNPDFLIQVEEALQPNSSALLVLVHAEAAERVVEELFAFSPIVIRTPLPDAKREALKQAVS